The genomic segment CGACCTCGGTGAACTCAAGGTCGAATCGGCAGCCGACAAGTTGCTGGCCATCAATCCCGACATCGCGGTCTACATCATCGACGACCGGCTGACGGAACAGGAACTGCTGGAAGAAGTCGAGGCCGTCGACGTGGTGCTGGACGGCACCGACAATTTCGGCTCTCGATTTGCCATCAATGCAGCCTGCGTGCGCGCTGGCGTGCCGCTGGTATCAGGCGCAGCCATTCGCTACGAGGGCCATCTCACGGTGTTCCAGCCGCAGCTGGAAGCCTCGCCCTGCTACGCCTGCCTGTACGACGAATCGGCCGAAGGCATGGAAAACTGTCGCTCCAACGGCATTCTTGCGCCAGTGGTCGGAGTGATAGGCAGCCTGATGGCGATCGAAGCCATCAAGATCATTACCGGTGTCGGCGAGCCCGTAGCCGGGCAGATGCATCGCTACGATGCCCTGGTCGGCAGCTGGAAGGTTGCCAACATCAGCAAGGACCCGAACTGTCCCGTCTGCAGCCAGCGAATCCCGCCGACCCTGGCTGCCATCAATACGGATGAAGACAATGGCTAAAGCGACGACCCTGCTGGACGAACGCCTGCCCGTTGCGCAGGCCCTGGAAGAGCTCCAGGCCTACCTGGACCATTCCATCCCGCTGCTTTCGCACATGCAGGTCAAGGTCGGAGCACTGACCGACGAAACATTCTCCCTGGTCGCACCACTGGAACCGAATCGCAACCACATCGGAACGGCCTTCGGCGGCTCGCTGAATTCGCTGGCGGTGCTGTCCGGCTGGAGTGTCATCTGGCTGCTGTTGCATGCCCGCCAGCTGGATGCAGCCATCGTGATTCACGAAGGCCACATGAAGTTCCAGCGCCCGGCCGCTGCCGGCTTCGAAGCGCACTGCCGGCTACCATCGGCTGAAGAAATGGCCCGATTTGTCGATTCACTGGATCGCCATGGCAAGGCACGCAGCACGCTGCATGCCGAGGTCTTCAGCGACGGGAAGAAAATCGGCAGTTTCGAAGGTGGCTTTGCGGCTACGCGCAAGAAATAGATACCGGACCCGTCATGAAACAAGAAAATGTCATCCTGCCTCGCAAGCTGGTCATGCAATTGCTGACTCATGCACAGTTTCACCCGGAGACGCCCGTCGGTGGCGTCATCGGCATGCAGGGCGAAGATCCCGTGCGTGCCTGGGCGGTTGCCGGCCCCGAGGAATCCACCACCCGGAAGCGCTTTGAATTCGACGGCGCCAGCCTCGACCGCGCGCTGCATGACATGGATATTGCCGGCGAAAAGATCTTTGCCGTCTACTTCTCGTCCCCGGAACCGAATGTCCGCCCGGCCGCTGCCGACCTGAAGCGGAGCGGCTTTTCGAGCACCTTGCACCTGCTGGTGTCGCTCGGAACGCGAGGCGTGCTGGAACTGGCGGGCTGGGTGCTGGTGGATGACGAGGTACTGCCTGTCGAAATCGGTATTCGCGAAAGCGGCTGAGTCGTCGCCGCTGGAACATTCAGTGGCTTTGCTTGTCGCTCGCCGTCACCGAATCCACGAACAGCGCCGCGGCATCCACTGCATCGAACAGGTACTCCCGCGCACAGAACTCGCAACTCACCCCGATGCTGCCCTGCTCTGCAAGGATGCTCTCGATTTCCTTCTCGCCCAGTGACCTCAGCATGTCGGCAATGCGCTCGCGCGAGCAGGTACAGCGAAATGCTACCGGTGCGGACTCGAAGAGGCGCACATCATCTTCGTGATACAGGCGATGCAGGATGGTTTCCGCATCCAGTCGGGCGAGCTCTTCACCGGTAATCGTCTCGCCCAGCGTGGTGACATGCTGCCA from the Gammaproteobacteria bacterium genome contains:
- a CDS encoding HesA/MoeB/ThiF family protein, which gives rise to MTTRDITPDLRYSRHLALPDFGPHAQRRLSRGRALIIGMGGLGSPAAMYLAASGVGEIILCDFDVVDLSNLQRQIAHSTDDLGELKVESAADKLLAINPDIAVYIIDDRLTEQELLEEVEAVDVVLDGTDNFGSRFAINAACVRAGVPLVSGAAIRYEGHLTVFQPQLEASPCYACLYDESAEGMENCRSNGILAPVVGVIGSLMAIEAIKIITGVGEPVAGQMHRYDALVGSWKVANISKDPNCPVCSQRIPPTLAAINTDEDNG
- a CDS encoding YiiD C-terminal domain-containing protein encodes the protein MAKATTLLDERLPVAQALEELQAYLDHSIPLLSHMQVKVGALTDETFSLVAPLEPNRNHIGTAFGGSLNSLAVLSGWSVIWLLLHARQLDAAIVIHEGHMKFQRPAAAGFEAHCRLPSAEEMARFVDSLDRHGKARSTLHAEVFSDGKKIGSFEGGFAATRKK